Proteins encoded in a region of the Methanofollis tationis genome:
- the hypF gene encoding carbamoyltransferase HypF, with the protein MQNRGKIVIRGIVQGVGFRPFVYALAEKYAISGWVKNLGSRVEIAAAGARFSDFCREVSKGTVLSTIDAVEVFPLDGEVGPGFVIRSSGEGSLDGMIPPDVAVCDDCIRDIFTPGGRYEGYWATSCVNCGPRYSIIKTLPYDRERTAMDAFPTCTACGAEYTDPACRRHHAQTIACASCGPSLALLGPDGTETACADPVAAAAAMLDAGQILAVRGLGGFHLACTEEAAGVLKERLGRPEQPLAVMVREDAVERYASPTGEDWGALRDRVHPIVVMEKRDPAGNRGISSLHTIGVMLPYTGLHHLLFARLRHDLLVMTSANMPGTPMITATADAVARLHGTADAFLVHDREIVNRCDDSVVRDGHIIRLSRGMAPMRAAIDLGGRCILGVGPELNATTTIYRNGFAVTSPHVGNVRNPQTLAYLQETVEKIGRLLGASFEVIAHDLHPQFLSTRYARELAAECGAELVAVQHHRAHIAAATREECVGIAIDGVGYGDDGTIWGGEVFAGAAPHLERVAHLQTVAMPGGDLATRYPERMLYGILPEEETLRLLVARGMGEVEAGVLARQVERGVNVARTSSTGRVLDAAAALLGICRERTYDGEPAMKLESAAHGVRAEDWDLEYGREGNCRTLQTAALLKRAAAERAAGRDVRGIAASVQHNLARGVAALAIDAAAERGIKTVALSGGVAYNAAIRETIRRCVEDAGFSLLVNRRYPLGDGCISLGQCVFAAAELDER; encoded by the coding sequence ATGCAAAACAGAGGGAAAATCGTCATCCGCGGTATTGTGCAGGGGGTTGGATTCAGGCCGTTCGTCTATGCTCTCGCCGAGAAATACGCAATTTCGGGCTGGGTGAAGAACCTCGGGAGCCGGGTCGAGATCGCCGCTGCCGGTGCGCGCTTTTCTGATTTTTGCAGGGAGGTCTCGAAGGGGACGGTCCTCTCGACGATCGACGCCGTGGAGGTTTTCCCGCTGGACGGGGAGGTGGGACCGGGGTTTGTGATCCGGTCGAGCGGCGAGGGGTCGCTCGACGGGATGATCCCGCCTGACGTCGCCGTCTGCGACGATTGCATCAGGGACATTTTCACGCCGGGCGGGCGCTACGAGGGTTACTGGGCGACCTCGTGCGTGAACTGCGGCCCCCGCTACAGCATCATAAAAACCCTCCCGTACGACCGGGAGCGGACGGCGATGGACGCATTCCCGACCTGCACGGCCTGCGGGGCCGAGTACACTGATCCCGCCTGCCGCCGCCACCACGCCCAGACGATCGCCTGTGCGTCGTGCGGGCCGTCGCTCGCCCTCCTGGGGCCGGACGGGACTGAGACGGCGTGCGCCGACCCGGTCGCCGCTGCGGCGGCGATGCTCGACGCCGGGCAGATCCTCGCCGTCCGCGGGCTCGGGGGCTTCCACCTCGCCTGCACCGAAGAGGCGGCGGGGGTGCTGAAGGAACGCCTGGGTCGGCCCGAACAGCCCCTGGCGGTGATGGTGCGGGAGGACGCCGTCGAGCGGTACGCTTCCCCGACCGGGGAGGATTGGGGGGCGCTGCGGGACCGCGTGCACCCGATCGTGGTGATGGAGAAGCGTGACCCCGCCGGGAACAGGGGGATCTCCTCCCTCCACACGATCGGGGTGATGCTCCCGTACACCGGGCTCCACCACCTCCTCTTCGCCCGCCTTCGCCACGACCTCCTGGTGATGACCTCGGCGAACATGCCGGGGACGCCGATGATCACCGCCACCGCCGACGCCGTCGCCCGCCTCCACGGGACGGCGGATGCGTTTCTGGTGCATGACCGGGAGATCGTCAACCGCTGCGACGACTCGGTGGTGCGGGACGGGCATATCATCAGGCTCTCGCGGGGGATGGCGCCGATGCGGGCGGCGATCGATCTCGGGGGGCGCTGCATCCTGGGCGTCGGGCCTGAATTGAATGCCACGACGACGATCTACCGGAACGGGTTTGCGGTCACCTCGCCGCACGTGGGCAATGTCAGGAACCCGCAGACCCTCGCCTACCTGCAGGAGACGGTGGAGAAGATCGGGCGCCTCCTCGGGGCCTCGTTCGAGGTGATCGCCCACGACCTCCACCCGCAGTTCCTCTCGACCCGCTACGCCCGCGAACTGGCGGCTGAATGCGGCGCCGAACTCGTGGCGGTCCAGCACCACCGCGCCCATATCGCCGCCGCCACACGGGAGGAGTGCGTGGGGATCGCCATCGACGGCGTGGGTTACGGCGACGACGGGACGATCTGGGGCGGCGAGGTCTTTGCCGGGGCGGCGCCGCACCTCGAACGGGTCGCCCACCTCCAGACGGTGGCGATGCCGGGCGGCGACCTGGCGACCCGGTACCCCGAACGGATGCTCTACGGCATCCTGCCGGAGGAGGAGACGCTGCGCCTGCTCGTCGCCCGCGGCATGGGCGAGGTCGAGGCGGGCGTGCTCGCCAGGCAGGTGGAGCGGGGGGTGAACGTGGCGCGGACCAGCAGCACCGGACGGGTGCTCGACGCCGCCGCCGCCCTGCTCGGGATCTGCCGGGAGCGGACCTACGACGGCGAACCGGCGATGAAGCTGGAATCGGCGGCGCACGGGGTGCGGGCGGAGGACTGGGACCTCGAATATGGGCGGGAGGGGAACTGCCGGACCCTGCAGACCGCCGCACTCTTGAAACGGGCCGCGGCCGAGCGGGCGGCGGGGAGGGACGTGCGCGGGATCGCCGCCTCGGTGCAGCACAACCTCGCCCGCGGCGTGGCGGCCCTTGCGATCGACGCCGCCGCCGAGCGCGGGATAAAAACGGTCGCCCTCTCCGGCGGCGTCGCCTACAACGCGGCGATAAGGGAGACGATCCGCCGGTGCGTCGAGGATGCGGGCTTCTCCCTCCTGGTCAACCGCCGCTACCCCCTCGGGGACGGGTGCATCTCTTTGGGGCAGTGCGTCTTTGCGGCGGCTGAACTCGATGAAAGATAA
- a CDS encoding ABC transporter permease, whose protein sequence is MNPEHPFEQMRRALAITQKDIRIYYAKGPVVIFGLFMPFFLFLAFAVGNRGLSVPFLVSGLLAMTLFFTATAVSPVIQPWEAQARTLERLLAVPITMRTLVAGDMLASLVFTLIIAVVPVGIGCAAGASPLHPLPLLAGIVLGAVCFSAFGLLLSTPPTNTPSNVMMLSSLVKFPLIFISGVFVPVEELPLWGQALAVCSPLTYFTDIARYALMGTHTFPVFVDLVALAGFALLFGAVAMALHERTVGGRI, encoded by the coding sequence ATGAACCCGGAGCACCCGTTCGAGCAGATGCGCCGCGCCCTTGCGATCACACAAAAGGACATCAGGATCTACTACGCGAAGGGGCCGGTGGTGATCTTCGGGCTTTTCATGCCGTTCTTCCTCTTCCTCGCCTTCGCCGTCGGCAACCGGGGGCTCTCGGTTCCGTTTCTCGTCTCGGGCCTCCTGGCGATGACCCTCTTCTTCACCGCCACCGCCGTATCGCCGGTGATCCAGCCCTGGGAGGCGCAGGCAAGGACCCTGGAGCGCCTGCTCGCCGTCCCTATCACGATGCGGACGCTCGTCGCCGGGGATATGCTGGCGTCGCTCGTCTTCACCCTCATTATCGCCGTCGTTCCTGTCGGGATCGGGTGCGCCGCCGGGGCCTCGCCGCTCCACCCGCTCCCCCTCCTCGCCGGGATCGTCCTCGGGGCCGTCTGCTTCTCAGCGTTCGGCCTCCTCCTCTCGACGCCGCCGACGAACACCCCCTCGAACGTCATGATGCTCTCGTCCCTGGTGAAGTTCCCGCTCATCTTCATCAGCGGCGTCTTCGTCCCGGTGGAGGAACTCCCGCTCTGGGGACAGGCTCTGGCCGTATGCTCGCCGCTCACCTATTTCACCGATATCGCCCGCTACGCCCTCATGGGCACCCACACCTTCCCGGTCTTCGTGGACCTTGTCGCCCTGGCCGGGTTCGCCCTCCTCTTTGGTGCGGTCGCCATGGCCCTGCACGAGCGCACGGTCGGGGGGCGGATCTGA
- a CDS encoding SulP family inorganic anion transporter, with the protein MNFTISPDFGALKKTWLSNIRGDTLAGMTVALALIPEAIAFSIIAGVDPMVGLYASFCIAVVIAFAGGRPGMISGATGSMALIMVVLVRDYGLEYLLAATVLTGFIQLVLGLLNVGRFIKFIPYSVVLGFVNALAILIFIAQLPFLIGAPPAVYALVAATLAIVVLLPRLTKAVPPALVAIVAVTAAAAALHLDVLTVGGMGEITRALPVFHLPVVPLTLDTLLIILPYSATLVIVGLIESLLTASIIDEMTDTQSDNDREVRGQGIANCVAGLFGGMAGCAMIGQSVINVRSGGSGRLSSLVAGLFLIFLIIVLGDIVAMIPMAALVGVMIMVAVGTFEWQSVRDLPRIPRGDAAVMLLTVAIVVATHDLAKGVIAGVVLAALIFGWKISVISATKRLREDGAMVYTMKGQLFFGTMSAFMDLFDYAGDPARVRIDFSNSHIWDQSGVEAITRVVHRYQQHGKSVYVTGLNEESQATLDRGFSSEG; encoded by the coding sequence GTGAATTTTACGATATCTCCTGATTTTGGCGCGCTGAAAAAGACGTGGCTCTCCAATATCCGCGGGGACACCCTGGCCGGGATGACCGTGGCCCTCGCCCTGATCCCGGAGGCGATCGCCTTCTCGATCATCGCCGGCGTCGACCCGATGGTCGGGCTCTACGCCTCCTTCTGCATCGCCGTGGTCATCGCCTTCGCCGGCGGACGCCCGGGCATGATCTCGGGGGCCACCGGCTCGATGGCCCTGATCATGGTCGTCCTGGTCCGCGACTACGGTCTCGAATACCTGCTGGCGGCGACCGTCCTGACCGGGTTCATCCAGCTCGTTCTCGGCCTCTTAAACGTCGGACGGTTCATAAAGTTCATCCCGTACTCGGTCGTGCTCGGCTTTGTCAACGCCCTGGCCATCCTGATCTTCATCGCCCAGCTCCCCTTCCTCATCGGGGCGCCGCCGGCCGTCTATGCCCTGGTGGCGGCGACCCTCGCCATCGTCGTTCTCCTCCCCCGCCTGACGAAGGCCGTCCCGCCCGCGCTCGTCGCCATCGTGGCGGTGACCGCCGCCGCCGCCGCCCTCCACCTCGACGTCCTCACCGTCGGGGGCATGGGCGAGATCACGCGCGCCCTCCCGGTCTTTCACCTGCCGGTCGTCCCGCTGACCCTCGACACCCTCCTCATCATCCTCCCGTACTCGGCAACCCTGGTCATCGTCGGGCTCATCGAGTCCCTCCTCACTGCCTCGATCATCGACGAGATGACCGATACGCAGAGCGACAACGACCGCGAGGTGCGGGGGCAGGGGATCGCAAACTGTGTCGCCGGTCTCTTCGGCGGCATGGCCGGGTGCGCCATGATCGGCCAGTCGGTGATCAACGTCAGGTCGGGCGGGTCAGGGCGCCTCTCTTCCCTCGTCGCCGGTCTCTTCCTGATCTTCCTGATCATCGTCCTGGGTGATATCGTCGCCATGATCCCGATGGCCGCCCTGGTCGGTGTGATGATCATGGTCGCCGTCGGCACCTTTGAGTGGCAGTCGGTCCGCGACCTGCCCAGGATCCCGCGGGGCGACGCCGCCGTGATGCTCCTCACCGTCGCCATCGTCGTCGCCACGCACGACCTGGCAAAAGGCGTCATCGCCGGGGTCGTCCTCGCCGCCCTCATCTTCGGCTGGAAGATCTCGGTCATCTCGGCGACGAAAAGGCTGCGGGAGGACGGCGCGATGGTCTATACGATGAAGGGCCAGCTCTTCTTCGGGACGATGTCGGCCTTCATGGACCTCTTCGACTACGCCGGCGACCCGGCGCGGGTGCGGATCGACTTCTCGAACTCGCATATCTGGGACCAGTCAGGGGTCGAGGCGATCACGCGGGTGGTCCACCGCTACCAGCAGCACGGGAAATCGGTCTATGTCACCGGGCTGAACGAGGAGAGTCAGGCGACGCTCGACCGGGGATTCTCCTCTGAGGGATAG
- the eno gene encoding phosphopyruvate hydratase — protein MSSTEIAALHGREILDSRGNPTIEVEMRLACGVCARAAAPSGASTGIHEAWELRDGEPTRYRGKGVLNAVSLVNNEIAAGLAGADAAVQEELDRRLIALDGTETKSRLGANTILAVSIAAARAAAAAKGLPLWRSLEAPAGRASMPVPMMNILNGGVHAHWQGADFQEYMIVPYGAPTFREALRYGSETYHALRSILAAKGHHTGVGDEGGFAPAVGSNREPLDLIVEAIEAAGYRPGAEIGLALDPASSGFFEDGAYRLKTEGRSLSAGEMVDYYADLAAAYPIIVIEDGLAEDDWDGWQMLTARLGDHLELVGDDLFVTNVARIQEGIRQGAANAVLIKPNQIGTVTETVAAVDLAQGNGWGAMVSHRSGETVDTFIADLCVALGTGHLKTGAPARGERVEKYNQLLRIEEEAGSSLTFAGRNAFVR, from the coding sequence ATGTCCAGCACAGAGATTGCAGCCCTTCACGGGAGAGAGATCCTGGATTCGCGGGGAAATCCGACGATCGAGGTAGAGATGCGCCTTGCATGCGGGGTATGCGCCCGCGCCGCCGCTCCATCAGGAGCATCGACCGGCATCCACGAGGCATGGGAACTCAGGGACGGAGAACCGACGAGGTACCGCGGGAAAGGCGTCCTCAACGCCGTCAGCCTGGTGAACAACGAGATCGCCGCCGGTCTGGCCGGGGCGGACGCCGCGGTGCAGGAAGAACTCGACCGCCGCCTCATCGCCCTCGACGGCACCGAGACGAAATCCCGCCTCGGCGCCAACACGATCCTCGCCGTCTCGATCGCGGCGGCGCGGGCGGCGGCGGCGGCAAAGGGCCTCCCCCTCTGGCGCTCCCTTGAAGCGCCCGCGGGCAGGGCCTCGATGCCGGTGCCGATGATGAACATCCTCAACGGCGGCGTGCACGCCCACTGGCAGGGCGCCGATTTTCAGGAGTACATGATCGTCCCGTACGGGGCGCCCACCTTCAGGGAAGCCCTCCGCTACGGTTCCGAGACCTATCATGCCCTCAGGTCGATCCTTGCCGCAAAGGGGCACCACACCGGCGTCGGGGACGAGGGCGGGTTTGCCCCGGCGGTCGGGTCCAACCGCGAACCCCTCGACCTGATCGTCGAGGCGATCGAGGCCGCAGGCTACCGCCCCGGCGCCGAGATCGGCCTCGCCCTCGACCCGGCATCGAGCGGCTTTTTTGAGGATGGCGCCTACCGCCTGAAGACCGAGGGACGGTCGCTCTCCGCCGGCGAGATGGTGGACTATTACGCCGACCTTGCCGCCGCATACCCGATCATCGTCATCGAGGACGGACTTGCCGAGGACGACTGGGACGGGTGGCAGATGCTGACCGCACGTCTCGGCGACCACCTCGAACTGGTCGGCGACGACCTCTTCGTCACAAATGTCGCCAGGATCCAGGAAGGGATCAGGCAGGGGGCGGCAAACGCCGTGCTCATTAAGCCCAACCAGATCGGGACGGTGACCGAGACGGTTGCGGCCGTCGACCTTGCACAGGGCAACGGGTGGGGGGCGATGGTCTCGCACCGGAGCGGAGAAACGGTGGACACCTTCATCGCCGACCTCTGCGTCGCCCTCGGCACCGGACACCTCAAGACCGGGGCCCCGGCCCGCGGCGAGCGCGTGGAGAAATACAACCAGTTGCTCAGGATAGAGGAAGAAGCGGGGAGCAGCCTCACCTTTGCCGGAAGAAACGCCTTCGTGCGGTGA
- a CDS encoding ABC transporter ATP-binding protein, translating to MNGVRERDGAESAIEAADLRKTFNGFAAVDGVSFSVREGEVFGFLGPNGAGKTTTVRMLTGVIRPDGGSARILGHDIVRAPVQAKQRFGVVPETTNAYADLTAWQNLMLVAGLYGLDRSRAGERAAALLAALGLSGRQDDRVQGFSKGMKQRLILAMALLHEPELLFLDEPTSGLDVQSTHLILEMLRDLNAAGTTIFLTTHNMEEANSLCDRVAIMRKGRIVALDAPERLKMAIERLHTVEVSFDGQVEAGALAALSGIVSADREGDRWVIATGDVDAVVRALVGFAGGEGLRIVRLNTPAPTLDEAFLRLTEGTR from the coding sequence ATGAACGGGGTGCGGGAGAGGGACGGCGCGGAAAGTGCCATCGAGGCCGCCGACCTGAGAAAGACCTTCAACGGCTTTGCTGCGGTCGACGGCGTCTCGTTCTCGGTGCGTGAAGGCGAGGTCTTCGGGTTCCTCGGCCCGAACGGCGCCGGCAAGACGACGACGGTCAGAATGCTTACCGGGGTGATCAGGCCCGACGGCGGGTCGGCCCGGATCCTGGGCCACGATATCGTCAGGGCGCCGGTGCAGGCGAAACAGCGCTTCGGCGTCGTCCCGGAGACCACAAACGCCTATGCAGACCTCACCGCCTGGCAGAATCTGATGCTCGTCGCCGGGCTCTACGGCCTCGATCGCTCCAGGGCCGGAGAGCGGGCGGCGGCGCTTCTTGCGGCCCTTGGCCTCTCCGGCCGGCAGGACGACCGGGTGCAGGGGTTCTCGAAGGGGATGAAACAGCGGCTCATCCTTGCGATGGCTCTCCTGCACGAGCCTGAACTCCTCTTTCTCGACGAACCGACGAGTGGGCTCGACGTCCAGAGCACGCACCTGATCCTGGAGATGCTCCGCGACCTCAACGCCGCCGGGACGACGATCTTCCTCACCACCCATAACATGGAGGAGGCGAACAGCCTCTGCGACCGGGTGGCGATCATGCGCAAAGGCCGTATCGTCGCCCTCGACGCCCCGGAACGCCTGAAGATGGCGATCGAGCGTCTCCACACCGTCGAGGTGAGTTTCGACGGTCAGGTGGAGGCGGGCGCCCTTGCCGCCCTCTCCGGGATCGTCTCTGCCGACCGGGAAGGGGACCGGTGGGTAATCGCAACCGGTGACGTGGACGCCGTCGTCCGCGCCCTCGTCGGGTTTGCCGGGGGGGAGGGTCTGCGGATCGTGCGCCTGAACACCCCGGCGCCGACCCTGGACGAGGCATTCCTGAGACTGACGGAGGGGACGCGATGA
- a CDS encoding ArsR family transcriptional regulator, producing MTGHIRIVNDPVELVPLLLTFNNPKFKQLYELLDKNWMTEQELAERCESACVASCLSILRKGNLIEEQWRMPKPGEKPSKEFRSTYKTFRANFQCSMIDLADLIYISLSTDENLQKLASHVEDELNSGNTSIADIARKFEVSPLVIKALSKRIPNLDVKGQGLVHVGNAR from the coding sequence GTGACTGGCCATATTCGGATAGTGAACGATCCCGTCGAACTCGTACCTCTGCTCCTCACCTTCAACAATCCAAAATTCAAGCAGCTCTACGAACTGCTCGATAAGAACTGGATGACTGAACAGGAGCTTGCAGAGCGGTGCGAGAGCGCCTGCGTCGCCTCATGCCTTTCCATCCTCAGGAAGGGCAACCTCATCGAGGAGCAGTGGCGGATGCCGAAACCCGGCGAAAAGCCGAGCAAAGAGTTCAGATCAACTTACAAGACCTTCAGGGCGAATTTTCAGTGCTCGATGATCGATCTCGCCGACCTGATCTATATCTCCCTCTCGACCGATGAGAACCTGCAGAAGCTGGCGTCCCATGTGGAGGACGAACTGAATTCAGGGAACACGTCCATCGCCGATATCGCACGGAAGTTTGAGGTATCACCCCTCGTCATCAAGGCGCTCTCCAAGCGGATTCCAAACCTCGATGTGAAGGGGCAGGGACTGGTCCATGTCGGCAATGCCAGGTGA
- a CDS encoding ArsR/SmtB family transcription factor produces MEENERCREECMALPEQIEASLCRCGGIDGLVERLPTEAAIAAACAVHRALADPFRQKILAMLAVQPLCVCVIKAVLEIADSKLSYHLSVLKKAGLIQGEQQGNWIIYRLTDEGERWAPPRT; encoded by the coding sequence ATGGAAGAGAACGAGAGGTGCAGAGAAGAGTGCATGGCGCTCCCCGAGCAGATCGAAGCGTCGCTCTGCCGGTGCGGCGGCATCGATGGACTGGTCGAGCGTCTGCCAACCGAGGCCGCGATCGCGGCGGCGTGCGCCGTCCACCGGGCGCTCGCCGACCCCTTCCGCCAGAAGATCCTCGCCATGCTCGCCGTCCAGCCCCTCTGCGTCTGCGTGATCAAGGCGGTGCTCGAAATTGCCGACTCAAAACTCTCCTACCACCTCTCGGTGCTGAAAAAGGCCGGACTGATCCAGGGCGAGCAGCAGGGCAACTGGATCATCTACCGCCTCACCGATGAGGGCGAGCGGTGGGCGCCGCCCCGCACCTGA
- a CDS encoding PIG-L deacetylase family protein — MHVLAIGAHPDDPEIGCGGSLALHAAAGDRVTVLYATAGEAGALGVPEDETAARRRAEAAGACAVLGAEAPVFLDFPDGRLAYAGYTLVAALGRAVREVRPAIVYVHHPGDAHPDHAALAAAAIDAVRRAGTPHFPDLGETPHLVGEIRLYEVWTPLSEPATATDITGFAGKKGEAIRCHASQCRVHAYDEIALGLNRYRSLLVPGSRYAEAFGAARPRW, encoded by the coding sequence ATGCATGTGCTTGCCATCGGGGCGCACCCTGACGACCCCGAGATCGGGTGCGGCGGGAGCCTGGCCCTCCATGCGGCCGCCGGCGACCGGGTGACGGTGCTCTACGCTACCGCCGGGGAGGCCGGGGCGCTGGGCGTCCCTGAAGACGAAACGGCCGCACGGCGCCGGGCCGAGGCCGCGGGGGCGTGCGCCGTCCTGGGGGCGGAGGCGCCGGTCTTCCTGGACTTTCCCGACGGGCGCCTCGCCTATGCGGGCTATACCCTGGTCGCCGCCCTCGGCCGCGCCGTCAGGGAGGTGCGCCCGGCGATCGTCTATGTCCACCACCCGGGCGATGCCCACCCTGACCATGCCGCCCTTGCCGCGGCGGCGATCGACGCCGTCAGGCGGGCCGGGACGCCCCATTTCCCCGACCTCGGCGAGACTCCGCACCTGGTGGGAGAGATCCGTCTCTACGAGGTCTGGACGCCGCTGTCGGAACCGGCGACGGCGACCGACATCACCGGCTTTGCCGGGAAAAAAGGGGAGGCGATCCGCTGCCACGCCTCGCAGTGCCGGGTGCACGCCTACGACGAGATCGCCCTGGGGCTGAACCGCTACCGGAGCCTCCTCGTGCCGGGGAGCCGGTATGCCGAGGCCTTCGGGGCGGCGCGGCCGCGGTGGTGA
- a CDS encoding dynamin family protein, with protein sequence MQPPSHRPDQLDAAISRVRDLGPAYAPYEKRLLTLASRMAAGRFHLAVLGQFKRGKSTLLNALIGEDVLPSSVIPLTAVPTFIVHGDGRSVRVCFLDKTADRVVRAGSAGEMKQALLDYVAEDRNPRNEKRVSYVEITHPAPLLRDVVLIDTPGIGSTHRHNTEMTLNFLSRCDAALFMVSADPPITEAEVAFLREVQGTISRLFFLLNKVDYLTPEEQETAVSFLRGVLAAEIGGDVTIFPVSARTALRARQSGDEEAWRQSGLGAVLDHLVAFLVHEKQDVLREAMGRRAREVLAELQFQIELALRAREIPLEDLEEKRRLFEATIREAEERRQEITDGVEGDRRRVTAFLEAEAERLRTTATAHLVAVAAEASPDLDEKAAADALAAFIPDYFAGLLGETTAAVDRELAARLQRHRDRIDDLVETVRREAAALFALPYPDRPKGEVYVIEREPFWVSRKHWSSVLSPVAADLIERALPRGMRERRIRERLSRQIESLVLHNVENLRWATLQNIDAAFRRFREDRETDLDEAIQVTGGAIRAASERRREEIEETAEEIGRLKQALAIVTESDQTTTR encoded by the coding sequence ATGCAGCCGCCGTCACACCGCCCCGACCAGCTTGACGCCGCCATCAGCCGCGTCAGGGATCTCGGGCCCGCCTATGCCCCATACGAGAAGCGCCTCCTCACCCTCGCCAGCCGCATGGCCGCAGGACGGTTTCACCTGGCCGTCCTCGGGCAGTTCAAGCGGGGCAAGAGCACCCTCTTAAACGCCCTCATCGGCGAGGACGTCCTGCCCAGTTCGGTGATCCCGCTGACCGCCGTCCCGACCTTCATCGTCCACGGGGACGGACGTTCGGTGCGGGTTTGTTTCCTGGACAAGACAGCGGACCGGGTCGTCCGGGCCGGGAGCGCCGGCGAGATGAAGCAGGCCCTCCTCGATTACGTCGCCGAAGACCGCAACCCCAGGAACGAGAAGAGAGTCTCGTATGTCGAGATCACGCACCCGGCCCCTCTGCTCAGGGACGTCGTGCTCATCGACACCCCGGGTATCGGCTCCACTCACCGCCACAACACCGAGATGACGCTCAATTTCCTCTCCAGGTGCGACGCCGCCCTCTTCATGGTCTCGGCCGACCCGCCGATCACCGAGGCCGAGGTCGCCTTCCTCCGCGAGGTGCAGGGCACGATCTCCCGCCTCTTCTTCCTCCTCAACAAGGTCGACTACCTCACCCCCGAGGAGCAGGAGACCGCCGTCTCCTTCCTCCGGGGCGTACTCGCCGCGGAGATCGGCGGTGACGTGACGATTTTTCCGGTCTCGGCCAGAACCGCCCTGCGGGCGCGGCAGTCCGGTGACGAGGAGGCATGGCGGCAGAGCGGGCTTGGCGCCGTCCTCGACCACCTCGTCGCCTTTCTCGTGCACGAAAAGCAGGACGTCCTCCGTGAAGCGATGGGGCGGCGGGCCCGCGAGGTCCTGGCTGAACTGCAGTTCCAGATCGAACTGGCCCTGCGGGCGCGGGAGATCCCCCTCGAAGACCTCGAAGAGAAACGCCGTCTCTTTGAGGCGACGATCCGGGAGGCCGAAGAGAGGCGGCAGGAGATCACCGATGGGGTCGAGGGCGACCGCCGCCGGGTGACCGCATTCCTGGAGGCCGAGGCCGAACGCCTCCGCACCACCGCCACGGCGCACCTGGTGGCGGTCGCCGCCGAAGCCTCGCCTGATCTCGACGAAAAAGCCGCCGCAGACGCTCTTGCGGCGTTCATCCCGGACTACTTCGCCGGCCTCCTCGGGGAGACCACCGCCGCGGTCGACCGGGAACTCGCTGCCAGACTGCAACGCCACCGCGACCGGATCGACGATCTCGTCGAGACGGTGCGCAGGGAGGCCGCCGCCCTCTTCGCCCTCCCGTACCCCGACCGCCCGAAGGGCGAGGTCTACGTCATCGAACGCGAGCCCTTCTGGGTTTCGCGGAAACACTGGAGCAGCGTCCTCTCCCCGGTCGCCGCCGACCTCATCGAGCGCGCCCTCCCCCGCGGCATGCGGGAGCGGCGGATCAGGGAGCGCCTCTCCAGGCAGATCGAAAGCCTTGTCCTGCACAACGTCGAGAACCTCCGCTGGGCCACGCTCCAGAACATCGACGCCGCCTTCAGGCGGTTCCGCGAAGACAGGGAAACCGACCTGGACGAGGCGATCCAGGTCACCGGAGGGGCGATACGCGCCGCCTCCGAACGGCGGCGGGAAGAGATCGAGGAGACGGCAGAGGAGATCGGCCGCTTAAAACAGGCCCTGGCGATCGTCACGGAGAGCGATCAGACCACAACGAGGTGA
- a CDS encoding universal stress protein codes for MFHTVLLAIDGSENSRRAAATAAGLVHDLAGSSLAVVYVAAATPAQSRIMKANFDVHAVLEDDARSIAAPILDLIEKTGVRYTLEVGMGDPAAEILATAGRIGADLIVIGSRGLGALKGVVQGSVSQKVAQLAACPVLIVK; via the coding sequence ATGTTTCATACAGTTCTTCTTGCAATAGACGGTTCGGAAAACTCCCGCCGTGCGGCCGCGACCGCCGCCGGCCTCGTCCACGACCTCGCAGGATCGTCCCTCGCCGTGGTCTACGTCGCCGCCGCGACCCCGGCCCAGTCCAGGATCATGAAGGCGAACTTCGACGTCCACGCCGTCCTCGAGGATGACGCCCGCTCGATCGCCGCCCCGATCCTCGACCTCATCGAGAAAACAGGTGTCCGGTACACCCTGGAGGTCGGGATGGGCGATCCCGCAGCGGAGATCCTCGCGACCGCCGGGCGGATCGGCGCCGACCTGATCGTGATCGGGAGCCGCGGGCTTGGCGCCCTCAAAGGGGTGGTCCAGGGGAGCGTCAGCCAGAAGGTCGCCCAGCTCGCCGCCTGCCCGGTGCTGATCGTCAAGTAG